The nucleotide sequence aAGTTCAAAACTTACTGATAAATCATGAGTTTAAAGATGTTAATGTActacaaataaacatgaacatttttattaagtaacattaaaagagattaataaatgctgtaaaaaaatatattgtctatttttagttcatgttagatAATTAATTGacaaatgttaacaaattagacattgtaaagtgtaaccaaaactTTATGATAAGGATTTTTCACAAAGATTTTAAttatctataagcatttgtgaaataattGTCTAAAACTTTATTACCTGTACAGTacatattaacttattttatgtatttgtatgtatgtaattGTGATTTGAACTATTTGAACTGAGAAGTAAAGGATCAGGCTTAAAAGAGGTCTTATCCAATAACCACAGTATTACGGCCTTTATCTGTctgttcaacaaaaaaaaaagatggcccCTGAGCATTATAAATTTATGAAACTGAGCATGTTTCCTAAAAATGACTTGTTCTTCATATGTCTAAAGTTTTGAAGAGTTTGGATAATGCACTTTAAAGAATTATTGTTATATGattttactgtttatttactttaataattcaCCATGGAAACACCATTCAAGAAATCCAAAATTTGTTCACAATTCAGCATCTTCAGTGTCTTGGCATCATGTTGACAAAGTTCAGTGTGAATTGCATGATTCTCCTAGGATGAGTATGCATACAATTTCTACTAACAACTGGTTTAATATTAGAATAACCTGCCCGTTTTTCTTTGATTTGTTGGATATTCCATGTGCTAAATGGACTCAATATACTATGTATGCAATGGTTTAACGAGGAAAAATTACAACATAAAgagatttgaaataataataaatacaaataagttaataaagtaataaatacaaataatttgaaaagctttttgcaaaattattaattttgagtattttttttttaaagctaaaggAACAAAACTACTTTATGATTTTAGTTTACTTGACTATAATACCCCTGAAGATTTTGTACAATGTGCATGTTTGAGACTGAACACAGCAGACCTGTGCTTTTAGACGagccctcctcctcttcctcctccacttCTGCTCTGTCTGAATCAGTGGTTGACATGTCCTGGGAGATGCTCATAGCAGTCATCTGCTGGGTTACTGGGCTGGGCGAACTACTGCATAAACAATACAACCGAATACAGAGTTATTTGTTATAATTCCTTCCTATACCAACATAAGCTGTTTTGCACTTGTAGTTTATACCAATTGAAGAATGAACAGTCTAAGATTTGTAAAGTCCTTCTTACCTAGACGTGCGTTCTTCAGGTGGGGTAACGGCTTCCGTAGTGAGTACAGGGGTGGACTCCACTGTTACCGCACATGCTCCTGGGGAACCTACAGGAGATGTGGCACCTGAAAGAAACCAACAGAAACCTAATCATGAACTCTGCTTAACCTCAAAACTGAGTGAGCACATTTAATTCCTTATTCAACAGGTACATGCGATCTCCTAGAAACCTACCTTTCTCACCTGGGGGACTGTTTCTGCCCCCTCCTTGTTGTCTCTGCAGATGTTCCTTGTAGCAGACAGAGCACATTCCATTGGTGCGAGGGTTACCATAAAAACCGCATCCCATAGTGCAAAGCATTGGCACTTGCGTCTGATTTGTCTCCTGAGCCATGCTGTTTTAGAAGGGGGTAAGGGGGACGGGAGAGGGCGATCCTAGAAACAGGGTTTAAGTATTAGTATTTCA is from Carassius auratus strain Wakin unplaced genomic scaffold, ASM336829v1 scaf_tig00002576, whole genome shotgun sequence and encodes:
- the LOC113069892 gene encoding AN1-type zinc finger protein 5-like isoform X1; the encoded protein is MAQETNQTQVPMLCTMGCGFYGNPRTNGMCSVCYKEHLQRQQGGGRNSPPGEKGATSPVGSPGACAVTVESTPVLTTEAVTPPEERTSSSSPSPVTQQMTAMSISQDMSTTDSDRAEVEEEEEEGSSKSTGPEGEAAQASSDGEQTPDKNKKKNRCFICRKKVGLTGFDCRCGNLFCAVHRYSDKHDCPYDYRGAAAARIRKENPIVVAEKIQKL
- the LOC113069892 gene encoding AN1-type zinc finger protein 5-like isoform X2 is translated as MAQETNQTQVPMLCTMGCGFYGNPRTNGMCSVCYKEHLQRQQGGGRNSPPGATSPVGSPGACAVTVESTPVLTTEAVTPPEERTSSSSPSPVTQQMTAMSISQDMSTTDSDRAEVEEEEEEGSSKSTGPEGEAAQASSDGEQTPDKNKKKNRCFICRKKVGLTGFDCRCGNLFCAVHRYSDKHDCPYDYRGAAAARIRKENPIVVAEKIQKL